The following proteins are co-located in the Calliphora vicina chromosome 2, idCalVici1.1, whole genome shotgun sequence genome:
- the Fs(2)Ket gene encoding importin subunit beta produces MNSQITLQLIQILEKTVSPDKNELLSAKNFLEHAAENNLPEFLKALSDILVTVNNSPVARMAAGLQLKNHLTSKDETINLQYQQRWHQFPEDTKEYIKKNILGALGTENTRPSCAAQCVAYVAITELPINRWGILIQTLVNKVVTEGSSEMDREAALEAIGYICQEIRYGVLENQSNQILTAIVHGMRKQEPSNHVRLAATTALLNSLEFTKANFEKDVERNYIMEVVCEATQSPDTQVCVAALQCLVKIMTLYYQYMEPYMAQALFPITLEAMKSENDSIALQGVEFWSNVSDEEIDLAIENQEANDAGRAPTRVSKHYARGALPFLVPVLVEKLTKQDENDEDDIWSPSKASSVCLMLLATCCEDEIVPHVFPFIKDNIVSPNWRFRDAAVMAFGSILSGIENNTLKSLVEQAMPTLIRLMYDQSVIVRDTTAWTFGRICDIIPEAAINKTYLQPLLECFIQSLKAEPRVAANVCWAFIGLSDAAYESAEATDGETPDTYCLSPYFEYIITQLLETTDRQDANQGNLRAAAYEALMDMIKNSPLDCYLIVQRTTIVILERLNQVLQMESHIASHNDRHQFNDLQSLLCATLQSVLRKVREDDAPQISDAIMNALLTMFNSCSGKSGGVQEDAFLAVSTLVELLGLKFVKYMDAFKPFLYMGLKNHQEYQVCCAAVGLTGDISRALKQLIIPYCDEIMTLLLANLSEPTLHRSVKPAILSAFGDLALSIGGEFVKYLNVVLELLRAASQLEVDPNSYDMVEYLNELRESVLEAYTGIIQGLKGVEQTPNQDVYHLEPHLGHIIMFIKRIAVEGDNSDSMVASAAGFIGDLCTAFGPRLLTFVDDVTITQFLSEGKRSKATRTKSLCNWATKEIKKLRDHQTIAQ; encoded by the exons ATGAATTCACAAATAACCCTACAGTTAATACAGATCTTGGAAAAGACTGTCTCGCCTG ATAAAAATGAACTATTGTCGGCGAAAAACTTTTTGGAACATGCCGCCGAAAATAATTTGCCCGAGTTTCTAAAGGCACTCTCAGATATTCTGGTCACCGTTAACAATAGCCCCGTGGCTCGTATGGCAGCTGGTCtgcaattaaaaaatcatttgacCAGTAAAGATGAGACCATCAATTTGCAATATCAACAAAGATGGCATCAATTTCCCGAAGACACAAAGGAGTACATTAAGAAAAAT ATTCTCGGCGCTTTGGGTACTGAAAATACTCGACCCTCCTGTGCTGCTCAGTGTGTTGCCTATGTGGCCATCACAGAATTACCCATCAATCGTTGGGGTATCTTAATACAAACCCTTGTCAACAAAGTGGTTACTGAGGGATCCAGCGAAATGGATCGTGAGGCTGCCTTGGAAGCAATCGGTTATATATGCCAGGAAATACGTTATGGCGTGTTGGAAAATCAATCGAATCAAATTTTAACCGCTATCGTCCATGGTATGCGCAAACAGGAACCCAGTAATCATGTACGTTTGGCAGCTACTACAGCATTATTGAATTCGTTGGAATTCACCAAAGCCAATTTCGAGAAGGATGTAGAACGTAATTATATCATGGAAGTGGTGTGCGAAGCTACCCAATCGCCGGACACTCAAGTTTGTGTCGCCGCCTTACAATGTTTGGTTAAAATAATGACACTTTATTATCAATATATGGAGCCGTATATGGCTCAGGCTCTCTTCCCCATTACGTTGGAAGCCATGAAATCCGAAAATGATTCGATTGCATTGCAAGGTGTTGAATTCTGGTCGAACGTAAGCGATGAAGAAATCGATTTGGCCATTGAGAATCAAGAGGCCAATGATGCTGGCCGTGCTCCCACACGCGTTTCTAAACACTATGCTCGTGGTGCTCTGCCATTTTTGGTGCCTGTATTGGTAGAAAAACTTACTAAACAAGACGAAAATGACGAGGACGACATCTGGAGTCCCTCGAAGGCATCATCAGTTTGTTTAATGTTATTGGCCACCTGTTGTGAAGATGAAATCGTGCCTCATGTATTCCCCTTCATCAAGGACAATATTGTGTCGCCAAATTGGCGTTTCCGTGATGCCGCCGTTATGGCGTTCGGCTCAATTCTAAgtggtattgaaaataatacTCTCAAATCGTTGGTGGAACAAGCCATGCCAACTCTTATACGTTTGATGTACGATCAGAGCGTTATTGTTCGTGACACCACCGCTTGGACATTTGGACGTATTTGCGAT ATAATTCCGGAAGCTGCAATtaacaaaacttatttgcaaCCCCTGTTGGAGTGCTTTATACAAAGTCTTAAGGCAGAGCCCCGTGTGGCGGCTAATGTTTGCTGGGCTTTTATCGGTTTGTCAGATGCTGCTTATGAATCAGCTGAAGCCACTGATGGTGAAACTCCTGACACTTATTGTCTTTCACCATACTTTGAATACATCATTACACAATTGCTGGAGACAACCGATCGTCAAGATGCCAATCAAGGCAATTTACGTGCCGCTGCTTACGAAGCTCTCATGGATATGATTAAAAACTCACCCTTAGATTGTTATTTGATTGTACAGCGAACAACTATTGTTATTTTGGAACGTCTTAATCAAGTCTTGCAAATGGAATCACACATTGCCAGTCACAATGATCGTCATCAATTCAATGATTTGCAATCTCTTTTGTGTGCCACCTTGCAAAGTGTATTGCGCAAGGTGCGCGAAGATGATGCTCCTCAGATTTCGGATGCTATTATGAATGCTTTGCTTACCATGTTCAATTCGTGTTCGGGCAAATCGGGCGGCGTGCAAGAGGATGCATTTTTGGCCGTCTCTACTTTGGTTGAGTTGTTGGGTTTGAAATTCGTCAAATATATGGATGCTTTTAAGCCATTCCTGTATATGGGCTTGAAGAATCATCAAGAATACCAGGTGTGTTGTGCTGCTGTTGGCCTCACAGGCGATATTTCACGTGCTCTAAAACAACTTATCATACCATATTGTGATGAGATCATGACTCTGTTATTGGCCAATTTGTCGGAGCCCACATTACATCGAAGTGTTAAGCCAGCTATTTTGTCAGCCTTTGGTGATTTGGCTCTCAGTATTGGAGGAgagtttgtaaaatatttaaatgtagtTTTGGAATTGCTAAGAGCTGCTTCACAGTTGGAg GTTGATCCCAATAGTTATGATATGGTTGAATATCTCAACGAATTGCGCGAAAGCGTTTTAGAAGCCTATACTGGCATTATACAGGGTCTCAAGGGTGTGGAACAAACCCCCAATCAAGATGTTTATCATTTGGAACCTCATCTTGGTCACATCATTATGTTCATTAAACGTATCGCCGTTGAGGGTGATAATTCCGATTCTATGGTGGCCAGTGCTGCTGGTTTCATTGGCGATTTATGTACAGCCTTTGGTCCACGTCTCTTAACATTCGTCGATGATGTTACCATTACACAATTCCTCTCTGAAGGCAAACGTTCAAAAGCCACCCGCACAAAATCTCTCTGCAACTGGGCTActaaggaaattaaaaaattgcgtGATCATCAAACAATAGCTCAGTAA